CTCAAGATTACTTACATACAACCTTCCGTAATCGTGTTCAACCAGCATTCCGTGTGTTATTAAATTCTCTCCTAATTTTCCCAAATTTATCTGCATTTCCTTAAAAAGAAATTTTTCTTCCTTGCCATGATGGTGTGCATCAGCATACTTTCTTATAAATTCAATTATTTTGCTGAAATCGTCATAATTAATATTCTCACCATTCATAGCATTAATGCATGCCTTGCGCATAACATTTAGCATACGCAAAATATAGTCATGCTCCATTACCATTATTTCCACACTTTTCATAGATCTATCCTCAAAATTTTATAAGTTGTATCATTTAATTTCTTGTATTTTATATTTGTAGAATGCAGAAGACCTTTTATAAACTCATCTCTTAAAATATAAAATACGCGCACATCACTGTTAAATTCATCCCAATACTTACAATGGACACATTCATATCTCTTCCATACGGCTTCATTCTTATCCTGCTTGACTATAGCATTGATGTGATCGCAAGGCATGCCGTCAAGCAGTGTATCATTAATGGCTTTAAACGCCTCTTCAATTCCGGAATTTTTGTCCAATGGAGAATACCTTTCCCCATTTAATTTGAATACTTCCTTAATATCCTCAATATTATCCGCTTCATTTTTTATTGCTTCGGTTACAGACTCAGCAAGCTTATATTCAACTTTTGATATCTGATTTTGAAGCCACTTGTGTATATTGTCCTCATCTATTACTTCATCCAATGGTTTTAATTCTCCGTCACCGTATTTCACATTAATTCGTTCTCTTATCTCTGAACTAATGACCAATTGTAAATCTAATATATCTTCTACAATTTTATTTTGTATTTTTATCTTATTATACAGCCAAAAATGTATAGGTCCCAAAAATGCACTCATACTTCCTCCATTATTATTTAAAAATATGAGCATGAATTTCTCCATGCTCATATTCATATTACTACTCCGCTTTCGAAAAACTATTCAACTGCTCTAATAGATTTTCAACATTAAAGCCATGAACCATTGCTGCCTCTTCCAGTGTTTCCATCTGAGAAGATGGACATCCTAAGCAATGCATTCCGGCATTCATCAGAATGTCTGCAAAGCCTTGGTTCATTTGCAATATTTGGCCTATATACATATCCTTTGTAACTTTTTCCATATAATTCACCTCTTCATTTTATTTTGCGGTAAAAGACATAATCTTTTACCGCTGAATTATTATTGTATTCTAACCAATCAGTCAAGAAATATTTTCAAATCGTCTTCAACAGTACCTATTCCTGCTATTCCAAAATCTCTAACCAAAACATCCGCAACATTCGGCGATAAAAATGCAGGTAGTGTAGGCCCTAAGTGAATATTTTTAACTCCAAGATATAAAAGTGATAACAATACTATAACAGCCTTCTGCTCATACCATGCAATGTTAAATGCCAAAGGAAGTTCATTAATATCCTCAAGCTCAAACACTTCCTTTAGTTTAAGAGCAATAAGCGCCAGTGAATACGAATCATTACACTGCCCCGCATCCAATACTCTCGGAATACCGCCTATATCTCCCAAATCAAGTTTGTTGTACTTGTATTTTGCGCAGCCGGCAGTTAATATTACAGTATCTTTTGGCAGTGCCTTAGCAAATTCGGTATAGTAGTTTCTTGATTTAGCTCTGCCGTCACACCCTGCCATTACAAAAAATTTCTTGATTGCTCCTGACTTAACCGCATCAACAACCTTGTCGGCAAGCGCAAACACCTGCTCATGGGCAAATCCGCCCACAATTTCTCCTGTTTCAATTTCAGTAGGTACAGGACTTCTCTTGGCAATCTCTATAATTTCTGAGAAATCTTTTTCTGTCCCCGTAGACCCGTCAATGTGCTTGCATCCGGGATAACCTGCAGAACCTGTTGTAAACAATCTGTCTTTGTAGCTGCTCTTTGGTGGCACAATGCAGTTAGTAGTCATTAGAATAGGCCCGTTAAAAGATTCAAATTCTTCTTTTTGCTTCCACCATGCATTTCCATAATTGCCCACTAGGTGTTTGTACTTCTTCAAATGAGGATAGTAATGAGCAGGAAGCATTTCTGAATGTGTATAAACATCTATTCCAGTGCCTTCTGTTTGTTTCAGCAGCTGCTCTAAATCGCCCAAATCATGTCCCGAAATCAATATGCCTGGATTTTTGCCTACTCCTATATTTACCTTTGTAATCTCCGGGTTACCGTAAGTGCTTGTATTTGCCTTATCCAGTAAAGCCATTCCGCTTACGCCAAACTTTCCTGTTTCCATTGTCAGTGCAATAAGCTCTTCTGCCGACAAATTATCATCTAAAAGTTTAGCCAATGTACCCTGCATAAATGCATTTACATTTTCATCATCGTAACCTAAAACATTAGCATGCTTCATATACGCCGACATACCTTTTAGTCCGTAAGTAATCAGCTCTCTAAGACTTCTGACATCTTCATCTCTGGTTGCCAGCACACCTACGTTCCATGCCTTTTTATCAAATGCCATATTAGTATCAGCATACCATATTGCCGCCTCTGATAAACCTTCTCTGCACAACAATTGGTTTATTAAATCATTTTTAACATTAAGCGTCATTTTTATTCTGTCATAAAATACATCATCGTCAAAATTTGCATTTGTGATTGTAGTAAATAAGTTTAAAGTTATTAAATGATTAACATCTGATGAAATTTCTTTTCCTTCTTTTCTTAATCTAGTTGTCACATCAGACAATCCTTTGGAAACATATATTAACAAATCCTGTAATCTTGCTGTTTCCGGCTGTTTACCGCAGACTCCTGCCTTTGTACACCCTGTGCAGCCTGCTGTCTCCTGACATTGATAACAAAACATTTTATTTTCCATTAATATATTTCCTCCTAAATTTTTTCATTTCTTTTTTCTTCATGACTATATGATAAAGCAAATAATTATATTTTTCCGTAACAATTGTTACGCTTTTTGAAAATTTTTAATATTATTTTAAAAACATTGAAGCAGCTACAGCCAAACGTTACATAATAGTAAAAATGACTGATTGACATATTATAATTATTAATGTATTGTCTATTTCATAAGCGCAAATAAATTTTATCGGAGGTAGTATGGACTTTATACACGAAAAGGAAAGAATATATTTGGAAAATGAAAGCGGAGAATGTATTGCTGAAATTACATTTCCTTCAGTATCAGAAGACATGGTCAATGTTAACCATACATACGTTGACAAATCACTAAGAGGACAGGGAGTTGCCGATAAGTTAATGACCTCATTAGTTAAAGATTTGAAAAAAAACAGCAGGAAGGCAGCTGCAACCTGCTCATATGCTGTCGACTGGTTTGAAAAACATCCTGAGCACAAAGACATATATATAGAAAAAAACTAAGACATAACAACAGGGAAAGCTAATACACAGCTTTCCCTGTTGTGTAAAACTTAAACGCTTAATTATAAAATCTCTTCAATAAACTTTGTTAAAATCATTGCTGATTCTCCACGTGTTACCACATCACCCGGTGCTAACATTTTATTGTTTCTGCCCTGTAACAAGCCTGCAGAAACTGCCCACTCCATTGCAGAGTTACTCCAGTCAGCAATTTCATTACTGTCATTGTATGAACTCAAATCACTTCCAACTGTAGTATCTATTCCTTTGTACTGAGCGTAACGGTATAGTATGACAATCAGCTGCTCCCTTGTCAGCTTCTCGTTTGGAGCAAAGAAATCGTCGGTGAGGCCCTTAACAATATCAGCGTTAGCTGCCCATGCAACTCCATCGCCGTACCATGATTTATCTTGCACATCTTTAAAAGACGGAGAACTGTTTATTTCAGGATTATTTTCATAGCGGTAAAGCACAGTTACAAGCATAGATCTGGTCATGGTGTAATCAGGAGCAAATTCATCGTCGGATACTCCACAAAATAGACCATTTGCAATTACAAAATCAATACTGTTTTTTGCCCAGTGGTCATTAATATCCGCAAATTTACCTGTATTGATTTTTTCTTTAAATATTACTTCTACACTGTGATCTTTATCATCAGAGAATTCATAGGAATTTAAAGCACCCACAGAGTTTCCGTCAATAATTAAATCAGCTATTTCATATCCTTCATCAGGTACTATATTTACAGTTCTATTATCAACGGATATTGCTACCTTCCCGCCGAGAGTTTCTTTTGGCAAAACAATACCCGGTGTTTTCGCAGTTGACGAACCCTTGTGGCTTCCACTGCTGCTTGATTTACGATAAATAATATTATAGGATGCGGAATCCGGGAAATCTAAGTGATTTTTATTACGAGTATACAAGTTAATCTTACCGCTTGATTCAAAGCCTGTATTATGATCAAAAGCAGTTGCATCTAACTTTTCCAGGCTTTTAGGAAGATAAACTTCTTTTAAAAGACTTACAGCGAAGGCTTCAGACCCGATTTCCTCTAATCCCTCATTAAGTACAAGCTTCTCCAAACGGATGGCCTTTGTTGTACCGGAAAACGCCCTGTGTCCTAAGACTTTAACACTGCCCGGTATTTCCAATTCCTTGATTTGATGATAGTAGAACGCTCCCCTTCTGATTTCCGTAACAGAATCAGGAATGTCCAGACTTTTCAACTGAGCACCATTGAACGCATATTCGTCAATTATCTCTACGCCCTGTGGGATGTCAATGTGCTGCAATGTAATGTTGCGGGCAAATAAACCTTTTGGAATCACCTTCATATTATCGGGCAGAGTAACATCTGTCAGCTTGTTGGTGGAAAATGCACCTTCTTCAATGTTGGTAATAGTCTCCGGAATAACGAGCTTTTGCAGCTTATTACCATTAAAGCATTGCAGCTTTAAAGTAGTTAAAGTGTCGGGGAATTCAACAACTGTTAAATTATTATATTGAAAAGCTCTTTGCTCAATAACTTCCAGATATTTCGGTAACACAACCTTGTTCAAACCGTTAGGAGAAATAATCTCTTCTTTTATTATATCATAATCGTCTGGAACAAATGCATTCTGACCTATTATTGTAATCTTCTCTCCCTCAAGATTCAGATCGGGTAAAACTGCATATCTATATAATACAGCTTTTGCTTTTCCTTCTTCTGAAAAGCCCATTAAAGTTGTTCCGTCATAAATAAAATCTTCTGCTGTCCACAGTTCTTCCGTACTATAAAATATTATCTCATGGCTTTTCTCATCTGAAGAAAAATCTTTATGAGCTTCATTTGTGGTGTAAACACGCACACAGCCTGAATTATCAACAAAACTTTTGCTGTCTAGTGCGGTAACGCTGCTTGGAAGATCCACTCTTGTCAACAGATTTTTATTAAAAGCCCCTTTAGCGATGGTTGCCAATCCTTCATTAAGATTTAGGGATTTCAAAGTTTTAAAATTTCCATCCCCTTCAAATGCATTTCTATCAATATATTTAACATTTCCCGGAACAGTCAGCGTATCCAAGCGGTGCAATTTAAAAGCTGATCTGCCGATTTTCTCCACTGTGGAAGAAATAGCTAAAGTCTTTAATGGGGCACCTGCGAAAGCGTTGCTGCCGATTTCCTCTACTCCTTCCGGTATCTCAAGATTTGTTAAAGTCGTATTGGAAGTAAATGCTCCTGTCGGAATCACTTTTAATTTATGATTTATCTCCAGTGTCGTCAGTTTATTAACCCCAAAAGCACCAGCACCCATTGTTGTTAAATTTTCCGGTAATGTCAGTGCTGTAATTTTATTGCTGTTGAAAGCCAGAGCTCCTATGTGCTCCAAAGACTGCGGAAATGATAGTTCCGTAAAATTATTATACCTAAAAGCATTGTTTCCTATTGACTGCAAATCCTTTGGAAAAACTACGCTGGTAAACCCGTCGGGAGAAATAACTTCATCGTCACTAAAATCAGCTTCCACCTCAAAGGCATTGTCAGCAATTCCTGTAATTTTCTCACCTTGCGGGCTTATATCAGGCAATACGAGAATTTTATTAGAGATCGCTTTTGTTGTTCCGGATTCAGACAAACCTGTAATTTTTCCTTCTTCATATGTAAAGTCATTTACTTCCCACTCATCTGAATATTCTGAATCCCTCAAAATCAATTTTTGATAAGGAACAGGATTTGTTCCGCCAATGCGTGAAATACGGTCATTGTTAAAATGGTTGGCATTTGAAGTATACATATAAACAATGCCGGAGCCGTCTGTAGATGAAGGTTCCATGCCAGGATTGTTCAGAAATGCGGTACCTGCTAACTTTTCTACTCTATATGGAAGGACAAATGATTTTATATTGTTATCATAAAAAGCATTTCCGTCTATTTGAATTTTTTCTTTTGTATCTGCAATAGTCAAAGAAGCAATTTCATTGTCTCCAAAGGCAGAATTTCCTACCTTTAGAGTGCTTTGAGGCAAGCTTAATTCCGTAATTTTATTGTGAAGAAAGCATTGGCTTTCAAAAATACGAATACCTTCAGGAATCGTAACCTCACTGATATTGTTGCTCATAAAAGCACTGCCGTCGATTGTAAACTCGTCTAAGCCTTCCGGAAAGATAACCTTTGTCAGACCCTTATTTGTAAAAGCATTGGAAGAAATAGCAGTAATTATATTGCCTTCTTTATTTTTTAAAGGAATTTCTAAGACTTTATTGTCAGTCAGTTTATCAATACCTTCAGGGCTAAAACCGGTTATGATTGTTTCATCATCGGAATCATATGTGAAGTCCTCTGCTATCCATGGCTTTTCTTCCACAATCAGTTTCGCAAAAGCTGAGTAGTTCTGATCTCTTTCTCCGTCATAATGATAAATATTAGGATTATTCAGATGGGAAGGGTTTTCCGAATATAAATAAACTAATTTATCAACCTCCGGATCATTGCCGGGATTCCTCATAAAGGCATTACTGTAAATCCCTTTCACATTATATGGAAGGCGTACTGTTTTAAGCTGATTATTACCAAATGCCGTACTTTGAATATCTATTCCTTCCGGAAGTGTATGCCGGTTTTCTTCAAAGGCAATTTCAGTTAATTTGTTAGCAGCAAATGCACCCGCATTAATTACAGTAACACCTTTAGGAATTTCAACCTGAGTAATTTTATTTCCTATAAAAGCATACTTACCTATAGTCTCAATCGTATCCGGAAAAGTAATGGATGTTAAGCCTTCACCCTTAAAAGCATCTGCCCCAATACCTGTAATTGCAGTACCGGTAACATTTTGAGACGGTATTACAAGATCTTTGTTTGTTTCAATCTTAGCTATGCCTGCTTCACTAAGTCCCGTAACTATGGATTCATCATATGTAAAATCTTCCGCAGCCCAGCCGTTTTCTGTATCTGCAAATGTTATGTTAAAAGCAGGAGAAAGGCATGCGACTATTATAAAAACAGGAATTAATATTTTTGTTAAATTTTTAACTAACTTGTTCATTATGCACCTCTAACTTGTTTTTATTCTAGGTTCGTTGACTATAAAATAGTTTTATTCAAAATACATGCATTGAAAAAGGGATAGCCTGTAATCAAGCCATTCCCTCTTTTGTTTTATAAGTTTTATTTTTCCAGTAAATCAGAATAAGTCCAGCCTTTGTAGCCGCCTTCTAAAGTATAGATATTAGCAGCATCTATGCCTAATTCCTTCAAAAATTCTGTTCCTGCTGCAGCATATCTTTTACCTGAATAGCACAGCAAAACAAATTTTTTATCTTTGCTGTCAGTTTCAGCTAATGCTTTTTCCATGTTCGCTTTAGCTGGTGCAGGATCCTCATTAGATATTATAGAATCTACATCAGTAGATATAGAACCTTTGATGTGTTCAATGTCATAATCTGCTTTTTTTCTAACATCGAATATTAAGTAGTCGCTGTTTCCTTCTGTTATAATAGCTTTCAGTTCATCAGC
Above is a window of Sedimentibacter sp. MB35-C1 DNA encoding:
- a CDS encoding hemerythrin domain-containing protein codes for the protein MKSVEIMVMEHDYILRMLNVMRKACINAMNGENINYDDFSKIIEFIRKYADAHHHGKEEKFLFKEMQINLGKLGENLITHGMLVEHDYGRLYVSNLEDALHKLKKGDDESKLDVISNAVAYTNLLKRHIAKENEAVYMFGEKNLPKEVIDKINEKTDKFEREAEKMGTQKYFIDILESLEKKYI
- a CDS encoding DUF1858 domain-containing protein: MEKVTKDMYIGQILQMNQGFADILMNAGMHCLGCPSSQMETLEEAAMVHGFNVENLLEQLNSFSKAE
- the hcp gene encoding hydroxylamine reductase: MENKMFCYQCQETAGCTGCTKAGVCGKQPETARLQDLLIYVSKGLSDVTTRLRKEGKEISSDVNHLITLNLFTTITNANFDDDVFYDRIKMTLNVKNDLINQLLCREGLSEAAIWYADTNMAFDKKAWNVGVLATRDEDVRSLRELITYGLKGMSAYMKHANVLGYDDENVNAFMQGTLAKLLDDNLSAEELIALTMETGKFGVSGMALLDKANTSTYGNPEITKVNIGVGKNPGILISGHDLGDLEQLLKQTEGTGIDVYTHSEMLPAHYYPHLKKYKHLVGNYGNAWWKQKEEFESFNGPILMTTNCIVPPKSSYKDRLFTTGSAGYPGCKHIDGSTGTEKDFSEIIEIAKRSPVPTEIETGEIVGGFAHEQVFALADKVVDAVKSGAIKKFFVMAGCDGRAKSRNYYTEFAKALPKDTVILTAGCAKYKYNKLDLGDIGGIPRVLDAGQCNDSYSLALIALKLKEVFELEDINELPLAFNIAWYEQKAVIVLLSLLYLGVKNIHLGPTLPAFLSPNVADVLVRDFGIAGIGTVEDDLKIFLD
- a CDS encoding GNAT family N-acetyltransferase; the encoded protein is MDFIHEKERIYLENESGECIAEITFPSVSEDMVNVNHTYVDKSLRGQGVADKLMTSLVKDLKKNSRKAAATCSYAVDWFEKHPEHKDIYIEKN
- a CDS encoding leucine-rich repeat protein, with translation MNKLVKNLTKILIPVFIIVACLSPAFNITFADTENGWAAEDFTYDESIVTGLSEAGIAKIETNKDLVIPSQNVTGTAITGIGADAFKGEGLTSITFPDTIETIGKYAFIGNKITQVEIPKGVTVINAGAFAANKLTEIAFEENRHTLPEGIDIQSTAFGNNQLKTVRLPYNVKGIYSNAFMRNPGNDPEVDKLVYLYSENPSHLNNPNIYHYDGERDQNYSAFAKLIVEEKPWIAEDFTYDSDDETIITGFSPEGIDKLTDNKVLEIPLKNKEGNIITAISSNAFTNKGLTKVIFPEGLDEFTIDGSAFMSNNISEVTIPEGIRIFESQCFLHNKITELSLPQSTLKVGNSAFGDNEIASLTIADTKEKIQIDGNAFYDNNIKSFVLPYRVEKLAGTAFLNNPGMEPSSTDGSGIVYMYTSNANHFNNDRISRIGGTNPVPYQKLILRDSEYSDEWEVNDFTYEEGKITGLSESGTTKAISNKILVLPDISPQGEKITGIADNAFEVEADFSDDEVISPDGFTSVVFPKDLQSIGNNAFRYNNFTELSFPQSLEHIGALAFNSNKITALTLPENLTTMGAGAFGVNKLTTLEINHKLKVIPTGAFTSNTTLTNLEIPEGVEEIGSNAFAGAPLKTLAISSTVEKIGRSAFKLHRLDTLTVPGNVKYIDRNAFEGDGNFKTLKSLNLNEGLATIAKGAFNKNLLTRVDLPSSVTALDSKSFVDNSGCVRVYTTNEAHKDFSSDEKSHEIIFYSTEELWTAEDFIYDGTTLMGFSEEGKAKAVLYRYAVLPDLNLEGEKITIIGQNAFVPDDYDIIKEEIISPNGLNKVVLPKYLEVIEQRAFQYNNLTVVEFPDTLTTLKLQCFNGNKLQKLVIPETITNIEEGAFSTNKLTDVTLPDNMKVIPKGLFARNITLQHIDIPQGVEIIDEYAFNGAQLKSLDIPDSVTEIRRGAFYYHQIKELEIPGSVKVLGHRAFSGTTKAIRLEKLVLNEGLEEIGSEAFAVSLLKEVYLPKSLEKLDATAFDHNTGFESSGKINLYTRNKNHLDFPDSASYNIIYRKSSSSGSHKGSSTAKTPGIVLPKETLGGKVAISVDNRTVNIVPDEGYEIADLIIDGNSVGALNSYEFSDDKDHSVEVIFKEKINTGKFADINDHWAKNSIDFVIANGLFCGVSDDEFAPDYTMTRSMLVTVLYRYENNPEINSSPSFKDVQDKSWYGDGVAWAANADIVKGLTDDFFAPNEKLTREQLIVILYRYAQYKGIDTTVGSDLSSYNDSNEIADWSNSAMEWAVSAGLLQGRNNKMLAPGDVVTRGESAMILTKFIEEIL
- a CDS encoding rhodanese-like domain-containing protein translates to MNKKYLSLFLVLMLMASVFAGCSAQSDAQPQDAQQESAETQYMTADELKAIITEGNSDYLIFDVRKKADYDIEHIKGSISTDVDSIISNEDPAPAKANMEKALAETDSKDKKFVLLCYSGKRYAAAGTEFLKELGIDAANIYTLEGGYKGWTYSDLLEK